In the genome of Marinilactibacillus sp. Marseille-P9653, one region contains:
- the rpmC gene encoding 50S ribosomal protein L29, protein MKANELKGLSTTELIEKEAEYKEELFNLRFQLATGQLENTSRIKDVRKNIARVKTVLRQAELVK, encoded by the coding sequence ATGAAGGCTAATGAATTAAAAGGCTTATCCACTACTGAATTAATTGAAAAAGAAGCAGAGTACAAAGAAGAATTATTCAACTTGCGCTTTCAGTTAGCAACAGGACAACTAGAAAACACATCGCGCATCAAAGATGTCCGTAAAAACATCGCACGTGTCAAAACAGTTTTGCGTCAAGCTGAATTAGTTAAGTAA
- the rplX gene encoding 50S ribosomal protein L24, giving the protein MFVKSGDKVKILAGKDKGKQGTIKTALPKQNKVIVEGINIMKKHTRPTGMGQEGGIVEIEAPIHVSNVQLIDPKTDEPTRVGYKFEDGKKVRYAKKSGETL; this is encoded by the coding sequence ATGTTTGTAAAATCAGGAGATAAAGTTAAAATTTTAGCTGGTAAAGACAAAGGTAAGCAAGGTACGATCAAAACTGCTTTACCAAAGCAAAACAAAGTAATCGTTGAAGGTATCAATATCATGAAGAAACATACCCGTCCTACAGGTATGGGCCAAGAAGGCGGAATAGTCGAGATTGAAGCGCCTATTCACGTATCTAACGTTCAATTGATTGATCCTAAAACAGATGAACCTACAAGAGTAGGATATAAATTCGAAGATGGTAAGAAAGTACGTTACGCTAAGAAATCAGGCGAAACACTTTAA
- the rplP gene encoding 50S ribosomal protein L16: MLVPKRVKHRREFRGKMRGEAKGGKEIAYGQYGLQAVDSTWITSRQIESARIAMTRYMKRGGKVWIKIFPHKPVTAKAIGVRMGSGKGAPEGWVAPVKRGKIMFEIGGVSEEVAREALRLASHKLPVKTKVVTREESGDSHEG, translated from the coding sequence ATGTTAGTACCAAAACGTGTAAAACACCGTCGTGAATTCCGTGGTAAAATGCGAGGAGAAGCGAAAGGTGGAAAAGAAATTGCTTACGGTCAATACGGCTTACAAGCAGTTGACTCAACTTGGATCACAAGTCGTCAGATAGAGTCTGCTCGTATCGCTATGACACGTTACATGAAACGTGGTGGGAAAGTATGGATTAAAATCTTCCCTCACAAACCGGTGACAGCTAAAGCAATTGGTGTACGTATGGGTTCCGGTAAAGGAGCTCCTGAGGGCTGGGTAGCACCCGTAAAACGTGGTAAAATCATGTTTGAAATCGGTGGCGTATCTGAAGAAGTAGCCCGCGAAGCATTGCGTTTAGCTTCACACAAACTACCCGTTAAAACTAAGGTAGTAACTCGTGAAGAAAGTGGTGACTCACATGAAGGCTAA
- the rpsC gene encoding 30S ribosomal protein S3 — MGQKINPNGMRVGVIRDWDAKWYAEKDFADTLLEDLAVREYIAEKLSTASVSRVEIERAANRINLSIHTAKPGMVIGKGGSEVDSLRNKLNSMTGKRVHVNIVEIKRPDMDATLVAKSIAEQLENRISFRRAQKQAIQRTMRSGAKGIRTMVSGRLNGADMARNESFSEGTVPLHTIRADIDFANEEADTTYGKIGVKVWIYKGEVLPGKTQNMKGGK; from the coding sequence GTGGGACAAAAAATAAACCCTAATGGTATGCGTGTTGGCGTCATCCGTGATTGGGACGCTAAATGGTATGCAGAAAAAGACTTTGCGGACACATTGCTAGAAGACTTAGCTGTTCGTGAATATATTGCAGAAAAATTAAGCACTGCTTCAGTTTCACGTGTTGAAATCGAACGTGCTGCAAACAGAATCAACTTGTCAATTCATACTGCTAAACCAGGTATGGTAATTGGTAAAGGTGGATCAGAAGTTGACTCATTAAGAAATAAATTAAACAGTATGACTGGCAAACGTGTTCACGTCAATATTGTTGAAATTAAAAGACCTGATATGGATGCTACTTTGGTAGCTAAAAGTATCGCTGAACAACTTGAAAACCGTATCTCATTCCGTCGTGCTCAGAAACAAGCAATTCAACGTACAATGCGTTCTGGCGCTAAAGGAATCCGTACTATGGTTTCAGGTCGTTTAAATGGGGCAGACATGGCCCGTAACGAAAGCTTTTCTGAAGGAACAGTTCCATTGCACACTATCCGTGCTGATATCGATTTTGCTAACGAAGAAGCAGATACAACTTACGGTAAAATCGGCGTAAAAGTATGGATTTACAAAGGAGAAGTTCTTCCAGGAAAGACTCAGAACATGAAAGGAGGAAAATAA
- the rpsJ gene encoding 30S ribosomal protein S10, which produces MAKQKIRIRLKAYEHRVLDQSADKIVETAKRTGATVSGPIPLPTERKLYTIIRSPHKYKDSREQFEMRTHKRLIDIVNPTPKTVDALTKLDLPSGVDIEIKL; this is translated from the coding sequence ATGGCAAAACAAAAGATTCGTATTCGTTTGAAAGCATATGAACACCGTGTGCTTGATCAATCTGCTGACAAAATTGTAGAAACGGCAAAAAGAACTGGGGCAACTGTTTCAGGTCCAATTCCATTACCTACAGAACGTAAATTGTATACAATTATCCGTTCACCGCATAAATACAAAGATTCACGTGAGCAATTCGAAATGCGCACACACAAACGTCTAATCGACATCGTGAACCCAACACCGAAAACAGTTGATGCTTTAACTAAGCTAGACTTACCATCAGGTGTGGACATCGAAATCAAATTATAA
- a CDS encoding type Z 30S ribosomal protein S14 codes for MAKKSMIQKNKKPAKFSTREYTRCERCGRPHSVYQQFKLCRICLRELAYKGQIPGLKKASW; via the coding sequence ATGGCTAAAAAATCGATGATTCAAAAGAATAAAAAACCAGCCAAGTTTTCGACTCGTGAGTATACTCGTTGTGAACGTTGTGGACGCCCACATTCAGTATATCAACAATTTAAATTGTGCCGTATTTGCTTGCGTGAGCTAGCTTATAAAGGACAAATTCCAGGCTTGAAAAAAGCAAGCTGGTAA
- the rpmD gene encoding 50S ribosomal protein L30, translated as MANLEITLKRSLIGRPQNQHQVVKSLGLRKTNSSVVRPDNDAVRGAIKKIAHLIDVKEV; from the coding sequence ATGGCAAATCTAGAAATTACTTTAAAGCGTAGTTTAATTGGTCGTCCTCAAAACCAACATCAGGTAGTTAAATCTTTAGGTCTTAGAAAAACAAACTCTTCTGTTGTAAGACCAGATAATGATGCAGTCAGAGGCGCAATCAAGAAAATCGCTCATTTAATTGACGTAAAAGAAGTTTAG
- the rpsH gene encoding 30S ribosomal protein S8, translating to MVMTDPIADFLTRVRNANNARHTKVEIPASNIKKGMAQILKNEGFVKDIEFVEDDKQGIVRIFLKYGQNDERVITGLKRISKPGLRVYVKAEEMPKVLNGLGVALVSTSEGVVTDKTARSKNIGGEVLAYVW from the coding sequence ATGGTCATGACAGATCCTATCGCAGATTTCTTGACTCGTGTACGTAATGCTAATAATGCTCGTCATACGAAAGTAGAAATTCCTGCTTCAAACATTAAAAAAGGTATGGCCCAAATCCTGAAAAATGAAGGATTCGTAAAAGATATCGAATTCGTGGAAGATGACAAACAAGGAATCGTCCGCATTTTCTTGAAATATGGTCAAAATGACGAACGCGTTATTACTGGCTTGAAACGTATTTCAAAACCAGGATTACGTGTCTACGTAAAAGCAGAAGAAATGCCAAAAGTATTGAACGGTTTAGGAGTTGCGCTTGTTTCTACGTCTGAAGGCGTTGTAACTGATAAAACTGCTCGTTCTAAAAACATCGGTGGAGAAGTCCTCGCGTACGTTTGGTAA
- the rplW gene encoding 50S ribosomal protein L23: MNARDVILRPIITEASMNAMDDKKYTFEVDVRAKKTTVKQAIEEIFDVKVKKVNIINTAPKPKRMGRYMGYTKKRRKAIVTLTTESNDITIFGEENE; encoded by the coding sequence ATGAATGCACGTGACGTAATTTTACGCCCGATCATCACTGAAGCTTCTATGAATGCTATGGACGATAAAAAGTACACATTCGAAGTAGATGTTCGCGCTAAGAAAACTACAGTAAAACAAGCAATCGAAGAAATCTTCGATGTTAAAGTTAAAAAAGTAAACATCATAAATACTGCTCCAAAACCAAAACGTATGGGTCGTTACATGGGCTATACTAAAAAACGTCGTAAAGCGATCGTTACTTTAACGACTGAGTCGAATGATATTACTATCTTCGGAGAAGAAAACGAATAA
- the rpsS gene encoding 30S ribosomal protein S19, whose amino-acid sequence MSRSLKKGPFVDAHLMKKVRELGEDNKRVIKTWSRRSTIFPNFVGHTIAVYDGRKHVPVYVQEDMVGHKLGEFAPTRTYRGHGKDDRTTKR is encoded by the coding sequence ATGAGCCGTAGTTTGAAAAAGGGACCTTTCGTCGATGCTCATTTGATGAAAAAAGTTCGTGAACTTGGTGAAGACAACAAACGTGTTATCAAAACATGGTCACGTCGCTCAACGATCTTCCCGAACTTTGTAGGTCACACCATTGCCGTATATGATGGAAGAAAACACGTGCCAGTTTATGTTCAAGAGGACATGGTTGGTCACAAACTTGGTGAATTCGCACCAACAAGAACATACCGTGGACACGGTAAAGATGATCGCACAACTAAACGTTAA
- the rplN gene encoding 50S ribosomal protein L14 codes for MIQTESRMKVADNSGAREVLVIKVLGGSGAKTANIGDEVVVTVKHATPGGVVKKGEVVRAVIVRTKSGARRSDGSYIKFDENACVIIREDKAPRGTRIFGPVARELRENDFMRIVSLAPEVL; via the coding sequence GTGATTCAAACAGAAAGTCGAATGAAAGTTGCTGACAACTCTGGTGCACGCGAAGTACTTGTAATTAAAGTATTAGGCGGATCAGGTGCAAAGACTGCTAATATCGGAGACGAAGTAGTTGTAACTGTTAAACATGCAACACCAGGCGGCGTTGTTAAAAAAGGTGAAGTTGTTCGTGCGGTTATCGTTCGTACAAAATCAGGAGCTCGTCGTTCAGACGGTTCATATATTAAATTTGACGAAAATGCTTGTGTTATTATTCGTGAAGACAAAGCACCACGTGGAACACGTATCTTCGGACCAGTTGCTCGTGAATTGCGTGAGAATGACTTTATGAGAATTGTTTCGTTAGCTCCGGAAGTTCTTTAA
- the tuf gene encoding elongation factor Tu codes for MAKQKFDRTKQHMNIGTIGHVDHGKTTLTAAITTVLSKKGYAEAQAYDSIDGAAEEKERGITISTSHVEYETDTRHYAHVDCPGHADYVKNMITGAAQMDGAILVVSAADGPMPQTREHILLSRQVGVPYIVVFLNKVDMVDDEELLELVEMEVRDLLSEYEFPGDDIPVVAGSALKALEGDDAYEQKILDLMEEVDNYIPAPERDADRPFMMPVEDVFSITGRGTVATGRVESGKVSVGDEIEVIGIKDTAKTTVTGVEMFRKLLDYAEAGDNIGALLRGMSRDDIERGQVLAKPGSITPHTVFDAEVYVLSKEEGGRHTPFFTNYRPQFYFRTTDVTGIVELNEGTEMVMPGDNTTMKVSLIAPIAVEDGTKFTIREGGRTVGAGVVTKIVE; via the coding sequence ATGGCTAAACAAAAATTTGACCGTACAAAACAACACATGAACATTGGTACAATCGGACACGTTGACCACGGTAAAACTACTTTAACTGCTGCAATCACTACTGTATTATCTAAAAAAGGATATGCAGAAGCACAAGCATACGACAGCATTGACGGAGCTGCAGAAGAAAAAGAACGTGGAATCACTATCTCTACTTCTCACGTTGAGTATGAAACTGATACTCGTCACTATGCACACGTTGACTGCCCAGGTCACGCGGATTACGTTAAAAACATGATCACTGGTGCTGCTCAAATGGACGGAGCTATCTTGGTAGTTTCTGCTGCTGATGGCCCAATGCCTCAAACTCGTGAGCACATCTTGCTTTCACGTCAAGTAGGTGTTCCATACATCGTTGTTTTCTTAAACAAAGTTGATATGGTTGATGATGAAGAATTACTAGAATTAGTTGAAATGGAAGTTCGTGACTTATTATCTGAATACGAATTCCCAGGCGACGACATTCCTGTAGTTGCTGGATCAGCACTTAAAGCTCTAGAAGGCGACGACGCTTACGAGCAAAAAATTCTTGATCTTATGGAAGAAGTAGATAACTACATTCCAGCTCCAGAACGTGACGCTGACAGACCATTCATGATGCCAGTTGAGGATGTATTCTCAATTACTGGACGTGGAACGGTTGCAACTGGACGTGTTGAGTCTGGTAAAGTTTCTGTTGGTGACGAGATTGAAGTTATCGGTATCAAAGATACTGCTAAAACAACTGTTACTGGTGTTGAAATGTTCCGTAAATTGTTAGATTACGCTGAAGCGGGAGATAACATTGGAGCACTTTTACGTGGTATGTCACGTGATGACATCGAACGTGGACAAGTACTAGCTAAACCAGGTTCAATTACTCCACATACTGTTTTTGACGCTGAAGTTTATGTTCTTTCAAAAGAAGAGGGTGGACGTCACACTCCATTCTTCACTAACTACCGTCCTCAGTTCTACTTCCGTACAACTGACGTAACTGGTATCGTTGAATTGAACGAAGGTACTGAAATGGTTATGCCTGGAGACAACACAACTATGAAAGTTAGCCTTATTGCACCAATCGCTGTAGAGGACGGAACTAAATTCACTATTCGTGAAGGTGGCCGTACTGTTGGAGCGGGCGTTGTAACTAAGATCGTAGAATAA
- the rpsQ gene encoding 30S ribosomal protein S17: protein MAERNNRKVYQGRVVSDKMDKTIVVEISTQKQHQKYQKRMKYSTKFKAHDENNVAKTGDIVSIMETRPLSKDKRFRLLDVVEEAIVL from the coding sequence ATGGCTGAACGTAATAACCGTAAAGTGTATCAAGGTAGAGTTGTTTCTGACAAGATGGATAAAACTATCGTTGTAGAAATTTCTACGCAAAAACAACACCAAAAATACCAAAAACGTATGAAATATTCAACAAAATTCAAAGCTCATGACGAAAACAATGTTGCTAAAACAGGCGATATCGTTAGTATCATGGAAACTCGTCCATTATCTAAAGATAAACGATTCCGTTTACTAGATGTGGTTGAAGAAGCAATAGTATTATAG
- the rplD gene encoding 50S ribosomal protein L4 — MPTVALYKQDGTQNGEVTLNDAVFGIEPNESVVFDAITMQRASLRQGTHAVKNRSAVRGGGRKPWRQKGTGRARQGSIRSPQWRGGGVVFGPTPRSYGYKLPKKVRRLAIRSVLSTKVTDQELVVVDGLNFDAPKTKEFRAVLTNLDAGKKVLVVLENDNEFAALSARNLPGVKVVAPNNVSVLDVVAHDKLILTKAALEKVEEALQ; from the coding sequence ATGCCAACTGTAGCGTTATACAAACAAGATGGAACGCAAAATGGTGAAGTAACATTAAATGATGCAGTCTTTGGTATCGAACCAAACGAAAGTGTCGTATTTGATGCAATTACCATGCAACGCGCTTCTTTAAGACAAGGAACACACGCGGTTAAAAACCGTAGTGCAGTACGAGGCGGTGGACGTAAACCGTGGCGTCAAAAAGGAACTGGACGTGCTCGTCAAGGGTCTATCCGTTCACCACAATGGCGTGGAGGTGGAGTAGTCTTCGGACCAACACCACGTTCATATGGCTATAAATTACCGAAAAAAGTTCGTCGTTTAGCGATTAGATCAGTACTTTCAACTAAAGTAACAGATCAAGAGTTAGTCGTAGTAGATGGTTTGAACTTTGACGCACCAAAAACTAAAGAGTTCAGAGCTGTTCTAACAAACTTAGATGCTGGCAAAAAGGTCTTAGTAGTGTTGGAAAACGACAATGAATTTGCAGCGCTGTCAGCTCGCAACCTTCCAGGGGTAAAAGTTGTTGCACCAAACAACGTATCTGTACTGGACGTAGTTGCTCATGACAAGCTCATCTTAACGAAGGCTGCTCTGGAAAAAGTAGAGGAGGCACTTCAATAA
- the rplR gene encoding 50S ribosomal protein L18, which produces MTIVITKPDKNKLRQKRHKRVRRNLSGTAARPRLNVFRSNKHIYAQVIDDVEGVTLASASTLDTNVSGDSKVALAASVGKLVAERASEKNVTEVVFDRGGYQYHGRVKALADAARENGLTF; this is translated from the coding sequence GTGACAATTGTGATTACAAAACCAGATAAAAATAAGTTACGCCAAAAAAGACACAAACGTGTCCGTAGAAATCTTTCTGGTACTGCAGCGCGCCCACGTTTGAACGTATTCCGTTCTAATAAACACATCTATGCTCAAGTAATTGATGACGTAGAGGGTGTAACGCTCGCAAGTGCATCTACTTTGGATACTAATGTTTCAGGAGATTCTAAAGTTGCTTTAGCAGCATCTGTTGGAAAATTAGTAGCTGAACGTGCAAGTGAGAAAAACGTTACAGAAGTAGTATTTGATCGTGGTGGATATCAATATCACGGGCGCGTTAAAGCATTAGCTGACGCAGCTCGCGAAAACGGACTAACATTCTAG
- the rplC gene encoding 50S ribosomal protein L3, whose translation MTKGILGKKVGMTQIFSETGELVPVTVIEAAPNVVLQVKTMATDGYNSVQLGFDDKREVLSNKPAQGHVKKANTTPKRFIRELRDAELGDVEVGNEITVATFAEGDIVDVTGTSKGKGFQGVIKRHGQSRGPETHGSRYHRRPGSMGGASDPSRVFPGKKLAGRMGGDTVTVQNLEIVRVDAERNVLLIKGNVPGAKKSLIQIQSALKAGNK comes from the coding sequence ATGACCAAAGGAATCTTAGGTAAAAAAGTCGGAATGACACAAATCTTTAGCGAAACAGGAGAATTAGTTCCTGTAACAGTAATCGAAGCAGCTCCTAACGTAGTTTTACAAGTTAAAACAATGGCAACTGACGGTTATAACTCAGTTCAATTAGGATTCGACGACAAACGCGAAGTACTATCAAACAAACCGGCACAAGGTCATGTTAAGAAAGCTAACACGACTCCTAAGCGCTTCATTAGAGAATTACGAGATGCTGAGCTTGGAGACGTCGAAGTAGGAAACGAAATTACAGTAGCAACATTCGCAGAAGGCGACATTGTGGATGTTACTGGGACTTCAAAAGGTAAAGGATTCCAAGGTGTTATCAAACGCCACGGACAATCACGTGGGCCTGAAACTCACGGATCTCGTTATCACCGTCGTCCTGGTTCAATGGGTGGCGCATCTGATCCATCACGCGTATTCCCTGGTAAGAAATTAGCAGGACGTATGGGTGGGGACACAGTAACTGTTCAAAACCTTGAAATTGTACGTGTTGACGCTGAGCGTAACGTATTATTAATTAAAGGTAATGTACCAGGAGCTAAAAAATCACTTATTCAAATCCAATCTGCACTTAAAGCAGGAAACAAGTAA
- the rplB gene encoding 50S ribosomal protein L2: MAIKKYKPTTNGRRNMTGSDFAEITTSTPEKTLLAPSPKRAGRNNKGRITVRHQGGGHKQRYRIIDFKRQKDGVRGIVKTVEYDPNRSANISLIQYEDGVKTYILAPKGIEVGQSIMSGEDVDIKVGNALPLANIPVGSVIHNIELKPGKGGQLARSAGTSAQILGKEGKYVLVRLRSGESRLILASCRATLGSVGNEQHELINIGKAGRNRWKGKRPSVRGSVMNPNDHPHGGGEGKAPIGRPSPMTPWGKPTLGKKTRNGKNRSDKLIVRRRKK, translated from the coding sequence GTGGCGATTAAAAAGTACAAACCTACCACAAACGGACGTCGTAACATGACTGGGTCAGATTTCGCTGAAATCACAACTAGCACACCAGAAAAAACTTTGCTAGCTCCAAGCCCAAAACGTGCTGGACGTAACAATAAAGGTAGAATCACTGTCCGTCATCAAGGCGGCGGCCACAAGCAAAGATACCGTATAATTGATTTCAAACGTCAAAAAGATGGCGTTCGCGGTATTGTAAAAACAGTTGAGTATGATCCAAACCGCTCAGCAAACATTTCATTGATCCAATACGAAGATGGTGTTAAAACTTACATTTTAGCTCCTAAAGGTATCGAAGTTGGACAAAGCATTATGTCTGGTGAAGATGTAGATATCAAAGTTGGTAATGCACTTCCACTAGCAAACATTCCTGTTGGTTCTGTTATCCACAACATCGAGTTGAAACCTGGTAAAGGTGGACAATTAGCTCGTTCAGCTGGAACTTCTGCTCAAATCCTTGGTAAAGAAGGAAAATACGTATTAGTACGTTTGAGATCTGGAGAAAGCCGTCTGATTCTTGCTAGCTGCCGTGCAACACTTGGTTCAGTTGGTAACGAACAACACGAATTAATTAACATTGGTAAAGCCGGTCGTAACCGTTGGAAAGGCAAACGTCCTTCAGTTCGTGGATCTGTAATGAACCCGAATGATCACCCACACGGTGGTGGTGAAGGTAAAGCTCCAATCGGACGTCCAAGTCCAATGACTCCATGGGGTAAACCTACTCTTGGTAAGAAAACACGTAATGGTAAGAATCGTTCAGATAAACTTATCGTTCGTCGTCGTAAAAAATAA
- the rplE gene encoding 50S ribosomal protein L5, giving the protein MTRLKDKYLNDVRPSLVEKFEYNSVMQAPVVDKIVLNIGVGDAVSNTKNLDKAVEELTLISGQKPIVTHAKKSIAAFRLREGMPIGTKVTLRGERMYDFLDKLVTVSLPRVRDFRGVSKNAFDGRGNYTLGVKEQLIFPEIDYDDVDKVRGMDIVIVTTANTDEEARELLGQLGMPFQK; this is encoded by the coding sequence ATGACACGCCTTAAAGATAAATATCTTAATGATGTACGTCCATCATTAGTTGAAAAATTTGAGTATAATTCAGTTATGCAAGCACCAGTTGTAGACAAAATCGTCTTAAACATCGGTGTTGGTGACGCTGTATCAAATACTAAAAATCTAGACAAAGCTGTAGAAGAATTAACGCTTATTTCAGGACAGAAACCAATTGTTACTCATGCTAAAAAATCTATCGCTGCTTTTCGTTTACGTGAAGGTATGCCAATTGGTACTAAAGTAACTTTACGTGGTGAACGTATGTATGATTTCTTGGACAAATTAGTAACTGTTTCTCTACCTCGTGTACGTGACTTCCGTGGAGTTAGCAAAAATGCTTTCGACGGACGTGGAAACTACACGCTAGGTGTTAAAGAGCAACTGATCTTCCCAGAGATCGACTATGATGATGTTGATAAAGTTCGCGGAATGGACATCGTTATCGTTACAACGGCTAATACAGATGAAGAAGCTCGTGAATTACTTGGACAATTGGGAATGCCGTTCCAAAAATAA
- the rplO gene encoding 50S ribosomal protein L15, with protein MKLHELKPAEGSRKTRNRVGRGSSSGNGKTSGRGQKGQKARSGGGTRLGFEGGQTPLFQTLPKRGFTNYNRKEFAIVNLDSLNRFDADTEVTPELLIETGVVKNKKSGVKVLAKGNVDRKLTVKAHKFSTAAKEAIEAAGGSVEVI; from the coding sequence ATGAAACTTCATGAATTAAAACCTGCAGAAGGTTCTCGTAAAACACGTAATCGTGTTGGACGTGGTTCGTCTTCTGGTAATGGTAAAACATCAGGTCGTGGTCAAAAAGGACAAAAAGCTCGTTCAGGTGGTGGAACTCGTCTAGGGTTCGAAGGTGGACAAACTCCATTATTCCAAACATTACCAAAACGTGGGTTCACAAACTACAACCGTAAAGAATTCGCGATCGTTAACTTAGATTCATTGAATCGTTTTGACGCAGATACAGAAGTAACTCCAGAATTATTGATTGAAACAGGTGTTGTTAAAAACAAAAAATCCGGTGTGAAAGTATTGGCGAAAGGAAACGTTGATCGCAAACTTACTGTTAAAGCACACAAGTTTTCAACTGCTGCGAAAGAAGCGATTGAAGCTGCCGGTGGATCAGTAGAGGTGATCTAA
- the rplF gene encoding 50S ribosomal protein L6, which produces MSRIGNKPITIPEGVEIDLNGTEITVKGKNGELSRTLSPVISINIEDNVMTFTRPDESKGSRTIHGTTRAVVNNMVEGVTEGFQKTLELIGVGYRAQLQGKTLVLNVGLSHTVEFEEIEGLTVEVPSNTTVVVKGANKEKVGALAANIRAIRPPEPYKGKGIRYQGEQVRRKEGKTGK; this is translated from the coding sequence TTGAGTCGTATCGGAAATAAACCTATTACTATTCCAGAAGGTGTAGAAATCGACCTTAACGGAACAGAAATCACAGTTAAAGGTAAAAATGGCGAGTTATCACGTACATTAAGCCCAGTTATTTCAATTAACATTGAAGATAACGTAATGACATTTACAAGACCTGATGAATCTAAAGGAAGCCGTACTATCCATGGAACTACACGCGCTGTCGTGAACAACATGGTAGAAGGTGTTACTGAAGGATTCCAGAAAACACTTGAGTTAATCGGTGTTGGTTACCGTGCACAATTGCAAGGTAAAACATTAGTATTAAACGTTGGTCTTTCACACACAGTTGAATTCGAAGAAATCGAAGGCTTAACTGTTGAAGTTCCATCAAATACTACTGTAGTAGTTAAAGGTGCTAACAAAGAAAAAGTTGGCGCATTAGCTGCAAACATTAGAGCTATTCGTCCCCCTGAGCCATATAAAGGTAAAGGAATTCGTTACCAAGGCGAGCAAGTTCGTCGTAAAGAAGGTAAAACAGGTAAATAA
- the rplV gene encoding 50S ribosomal protein L22 gives MAETVTAAKATARTVRIAPRKARLVVDTIRGKSAAEAISILRFTNRGASEEVEKVLMSAIANAEHNYDMDIEELFVSEAYVNEGATLKRFRPRAKGAASRINKRTSHITVVVSEKKEG, from the coding sequence ATGGCAGAAACAGTAACAGCCGCAAAAGCAACTGCTCGTACAGTTCGTATTGCACCTCGTAAAGCTAGATTAGTAGTCGATACTATTCGTGGTAAAAGTGCTGCAGAAGCTATTTCTATCCTTCGCTTCACTAACCGCGGAGCATCTGAAGAGGTAGAAAAAGTTTTAATGTCAGCAATTGCGAACGCTGAGCATAATTATGATATGGATATAGAAGAATTATTTGTAAGTGAAGCCTATGTCAACGAAGGAGCTACTTTAAAAAGATTCCGTCCGCGCGCAAAAGGTGCAGCTTCAAGAATCAACAAACGTACTAGCCACATTACAGTAGTGGTATCAGAGAAGAAGGAGGGGTAA
- the rpsE gene encoding 30S ribosomal protein S5, with amino-acid sequence MTTHIDAAKLDIEDRVVEINRVTKVVKGGRRLRFAALVVVGDKNGHVGFGTGKAQEVPEAIRKAIEAAKTNLVEVPMVGTTLPHEVIGRHGGGNIIMKPAVAGSGISAGGPVRAVLELAGVQDVSSKSVGSSSPINMVRATIDGISQLKRAEEVAKLRGKSVEELLG; translated from the coding sequence ATGACAACTCATATTGATGCAGCAAAATTAGACATTGAAGATCGCGTAGTAGAAATTAACCGCGTAACTAAAGTTGTTAAAGGTGGACGTCGTCTACGTTTCGCAGCGCTAGTAGTCGTTGGAGACAAAAATGGACATGTAGGATTCGGTACTGGTAAAGCACAAGAAGTTCCTGAAGCAATCCGTAAAGCGATTGAAGCAGCTAAAACTAACCTTGTAGAAGTACCAATGGTCGGAACTACATTACCTCACGAAGTTATCGGACGCCACGGTGGCGGAAATATCATCATGAAACCAGCCGTAGCCGGTTCTGGGATTTCTGCTGGTGGACCTGTTCGTGCCGTACTGGAATTAGCTGGTGTACAAGATGTTTCATCTAAATCAGTTGGATCTAGTTCTCCAATCAACATGGTTCGTGCAACTATCGATGGTATTAGTCAATTAAAACGCGCTGAAGAAGTTGCAAAACTTCGTGGCAAATCTGTAGAAGAATTACTTGGATAA